The genomic region ATTTTAAGGTTTATCAATGCTAGAAAACATTTTGAAGTGTTTTTCAGCACCGATTGGcgttgaatatacatacatatattatcatAAATCTATGAAAAGCAGTTGAAAGGGAAATGAATTTACAGAGGaagtattattttaaattataatcgtttaatttggcataaaaagttccaaaatttttttattaacctATTTTTTTGATGCCTTGCTGAATGTAAAAACAATAGGGCAAAAGTAATGGAgcagttttgttttaattaaatctttaataagaaattacaaaaaaaaaggtattccaaagcaaaacaaaaaacttcattGTGTTTGAcgcaaatattttaacaattacactagtttacagtattgaacttattacttgtttttgtcaaatctaccctcaaaaatttttgagcatCGAGTTACttcgtttttgatttttatcatttaagcacatatattaatcgaaaacagGCGTATTTTACAGTGTTAAGATTAGTTTCTCAAGTTTTTGCGTCATGAGTAGTTCAAGAAGACGTTGTTTAAATAAACCAGATCATTTTTGCTACATTTGCGGagaatatgtgtttaaaaattgtagaaaagtttgtgctcttggataaaaataagaattcttggTCTCCCAATTGTGTTTGTAAACATGTGTGTTTGTGAACATAAACGGTTTAAACACTAAAAATCGAGCTAAATGGCAGTACCCAAGTACTAGTTGTGTTCAACGTCCAGTGCAGCGTTCACCTAACTCTTCAGAgcctaaaaatatatctgaaccAATAGAGCAAGACATTGAAGGACCAAGCTCATCAGAAAATGATGCTGATTTTGAAGGTATGTCTAATGAGCCAAACCGCTTTTCCccaaaatgagttgaatgatCTTGTAAGAGATTTAAGTCTTTCTAAACAAGCTTCAGAATTGTTAGCATCaagactaaaagaaaaaaacttgctaTCCTTGGacactaaaataagtttttatcgtGAAAGAGATGCAGAATTACGGCGTTATTTTTCCGAAGAAAACGGCATTACCTTTTGTTCAGATTTCaaaaacttgttgataaaaatgGGCTTGAAGCGATACGAACCAAACGACTGGCGTTTATTCATTGACAGCTCAAAACGTAGCcttaaatgtattctattacataatggaaataaatacgCTGGGGTACCTATTGGCCACAGTACAAAGTTAAAGGAGGAATATTGTAACATTTCGCTAgtcttgaacaaaataaaatacaatgaccatgagtggcaaatttgtgtcgatttaaaaatgGTCAACATTCTTCTCTATCAACAAAGTGGTTATACCAAGTTTCCCTGTTTTATATGTCTTTGGGACAGTAGAGCTAAACAAGAGCATTGGGTGAGAAAAGCTGGACTTAGAGAAAAAATGGAGCCTGGAAAGCACAATATAGTCCACAATTCATTAGTAACTCGTAACAAAATTATCCTTCCACCATTACATATAAAACTGGGCATCATGAAACAGTTTGTAAAATCACTAGATAAAGATGGGAACTGCTTTTCttacatttgccaaaaatttcctcAGCTCACTATGGAAAAGATCAAAGCCGGAATTTTTGATGGCCCCCAAATTAGACAACTTACGAAAGATACTCAATTTAGAAATTCTATGACCGAGTCAGAACTAAAGGCTTGGACAGCATTCGTATCTGTGATGCAGAATTTtctcggaaataaaaaatctgaaaattatattgaacttgTAGAAGACCTTCTGctacagttaaaaaatatggGATGCAATATGAGTATTAAACTCCACTTCCTCCATAGTCACCTAGAGACGTTTCCGGAAAATTTAGGAGATATGAGCGAAGAGCAGGGAGAGCGTATGCATCAAGACTTACGCGTCATGGAAGAACGCTATCATGGTTTCTGGGATACAAATATGATGTCTGACTATTGTTGGTCACTAATACGTAATTTTCCAAAGTCTACACATCGGAGAAGAGCTTTAAAACGAAGTTTTTTAGAActtaatgattaattatttttcttaataaatacatgtttttttctgtgtaaCACCTATATAGCTGAAACTCTGAAACTAgggctgataaaaatatttaaattatatttttggaaatatgtagcatattatatgtagtcagcaacagctaaaatttcttcggcaacaaatgtactgtaaactagtgttattTCCGCCTGTGGGGTTTTGTCTCATAAGTTTCCTAGTACTCGCATTCTAATCGTGATCTTCAGCGATTTCTTTGTAACTAGCGGGTAAGGTTAGGGATGCAAAAATCGTGAAATGAAACATCGATGGTTCGATGTATCgatatttcttcaaacaacATCGAAATCAGAAACATCGGCCATTGAAACATCGATGggtttttgaacttttttaacatattttattagtGAGCATAAAAAGCTTATTTCAGAACCACAAATAAGTGAAATACGCCTTTaattgatatatatattttagctacctattaaatttttttattaataaaaattttctcaataaacaaaagatataaatagtttctgaacaaacaacaaattatttatttaaaacagaatttataaataacaatttgGAAAGTCTTTTCCCTGTCAAGCGATTTCTTTGCTGTGTGATCGTTGCTCCAGCTTCAGAAAACAGTCGTTCACTAGGCACTGAAGTGGCcacaatggataaatatttggaagcttgtttatacaattcgggaaatacatttttcatatgaTCCCACATTTCTGTTGGATTTTGATTGATAGAAGCAACAGCTGATCCAAGATACATTTGTACTTCAACTTCCGTTGTTGTAATAGCagataaattggaaaacttacatttcatattttggtggGCCAACTGTTTTTGATGGCTCCTAATATCAAAAGGGCTTTCTGTTGCACACTGATCCAAAGATTCTGACGTTCTAACGCCATTATTTGCAtcctttatgaaattatttaaatacaaaactgttttatttttagaCAGTGCATCtttaaaatgcagaaatttgAATCTCGGATCCAATACAGTAGCCAACGCCAGAACTGAATTAAATTCAAGTTTGTCAAGTCTCCTATTCATGTTCTTTTGCAGTTCACTTTTGAGCTCCCCTACAATAGCGTCTTGAACTGAAATTTTTGTCAGAGCTTCAGTTAAACAGCTTACTAAAGGTATAACCTTGCCATGGTAACGTATGTATCAGCCGAAATCTCCCTGGtcacaatttcaaaacactttAATAATTCAATCACCTCCTTAATTTTGTTCAGCTCGGAGGCATTAACCATAGAGGGTGCTTCTGTGCGAGTGAGCAGTACTTCACTTAAAATAGGGGCTAACTGGACAATTCTCTCTAACATATAAAAACATGAATTCCATCGCGTTCCTACGTCAATAATCATTTTCTTGGTATTACTTGTAGAAGCCCCGGTGTCTATTTGTTTCTTCTGCaatattgcggttttcaactctGTACAAGTGGGGTTGACTAGTATATAAATAAGGGTTAGTTCGTAAACGCAGTAATTTTGTGCAACCCTGCTGCATTCTTGCCGGCTGTGGTTGCTACTGCACAATCAGCTGATTCTACTGCCTTGCCATTGCGATTGTGCTGCGAAGAATTTTTTCGCATTTACGAACGCCAGAgaaatggaatttttaattaacgtAATTATTGATAACCAGGAAACTCAGAGtgagaatattttattgaattacaataaaaaaggaTTAAACAAGTAAAGAGAAGAAATCTTTTactaaaaagtaatttaaaaaaagaaaaggcgGTCCGTACCAAAAATGGGCAATTAcctgaatatattaaaataaactatCCAGAGGATGTATTTCAATCGCATTTTCGGATGGCGCGATCAACTTTTATGGTAAGCTTAACTTTTAGTTGTTGAatttgatatgtacatatgtagtgtgCTACTTTGTGTTTTAGCTATTGCGAAACTCTATCCAACCATATTGGACCAGATCATTGCGCGGCCGGTTGGGGCATTCCCTTGAAATGTGCCTTTATGTAACGCTGTGGAAATTGGGTAACAGCAACGTCACGTTTCGCGAGCTTAGTGACCGGTTTGGTGTTGCGAAGGGAATCacgcataaaatatttaaaaaatgaaataatatggCCTTCTGCTGTTAAACAAAGGCAAGTATGCAACATTTCGAAAGGAGCCGATGCAATCCTTTTCCATTTGTTGTGGGATGTGTAGATGGGACGCATTTTAACATCTCGCTTCCAAAAAATGATGCGATTAGTTACTACAACCGAAAAGGAAATCATACAATTATTTTGCAGGTTTGTGTATTTAAGCTTCAGTTTTATCAACACAAAATTTCTGATACCTCTTATGTTTAGGCCATATGTGACAGTAAATTTCGCTTTCTGGATGTATTTTTTGGTTGTCCAGGCAGTTGCCATGATGctcatgtatggaaaactagcCCTATTTATAAAGGAATTATTTCCGGTGAAGTGGAACTTGCTGAAAATGCAGTCATTTTAGGAGATTCTGCCTATCCTTTATCAAAATTCCTGCTCACACCTTACAGAGATAATGGGCATTTAAGATCGGAAGAAAGAAACTTTAATTACTGCTTAAGCTCAACTCGTGTTTTTATCGAGCAGTCGTTTGggattttgaaacaaaagtttaaaatactaaattatataAACTTGAGGTCAGTCAAAAAAGCATCAATGGTAATATTTGCCTGTACAATATTGCACAACTTTATTATAAATAGAGGAAACCCTTCGGAATATCTTGTTGGATTACCAGAAAATAATAACGTCataaatgaagaaaatgaaaatcacCTTAGTACTTCACTGGCACCTCAAGAAAATGACGATTTAGAATGAATTGCTATAAGGCGCAATTTGACAACGTTGTTTTGttcctaaataaatataagtaaaatactTATGAGTGGAATCCATTGTGTTTTATTTGTGTACTAATTAACAACTTAAAATTATtcgtaagtaaaaataaaaaaaaaaactctaattACTCTGTTTTACAGCCATATTCATATTTAAGACTAAATACTATCATCTTATCTGTCTAAAAACTTTTGAAGCATATATGTAAGGCTAGCCATGGTTTGTATTCTCTCGCGCTCTATTTGCATCTTTTCCCGTTCAAGCTCTATAATTTGATCGTGCCTTTCCTTTTCATTTTTAGCTTCTTCCTTAAGGAATTCCAGAGACTCATTGGCACTGGTTCTCCTACGCCTTCTGCCGAGATTGGTCGATGTTGTGTTGTTCGAGGTTCCTGGAGAGTCATTCGAAACCCCAATATCTTCCACCACATTGGAAGCATCCCTTGTATTTGGCAGTGACAAAGACGAATACAAATTCTCAGGAGGCGTACTAATGGAATGTCTGGTTCCATATACATCGtcaaattcttcaaaaaacTCCCAAGCACTTGCAGCACGCCCCCTTTAAGCTATTTCgctttttaattcttttatatgTGCAGAAGAGATTCACAAATTTACGGGAAATCTGATCCCGTGATAAATTAAATTCTGgaactttttctttaattttttcaagaattcTCCCCCACaggaatgattttttttttccttccttCCTGGAACTCCGACTCTATGTCCAGCCTTGttcgtattaaattttttatataatttgctgGAAATTCGTAGGATCTAAATGTAAATAAGgcctattattattatataatcatattaataattaaagacATATGAAGAATTAGAAATCATTTTACTCACTCTTCCATTTCGCCTTTGGTTCTACgcagtttcaaaaaaattactgcAATGGCTGCGACAATTTGCCGAAGTGCTGCCAACTGCAtgcattaaaaaacttttgacGAAGAGCAGTATTGCCGCAGGTTTTTTTGACGAACGCGTTGCCACTGCAAATATGCAGTGCAACCAAGTTACTGCGTTTACGAACTAACCCTAAACTTCAACTGCTATTAAGCAGTTCAACATTCGTgcagtgaaatacaaaaaaatattaaagaaaaatggaggacgggtaaaataactattttaattaatgttaaattaattttaattaatattttttataaatttttagaaaaaataaagttgcaacaaaaaagcaattcgaaaaattggtggAGTTAATGGTGAAGTTTCCAGAAGTAGGAAGAGGAAAGCCacaatttgaaaacaataaattcaaattgaggtgcagcgcctcaaaattgctaaattaaaatcttcgcaaagattttaattttttttggttatttaatacacaaagtaatatttttttaattttatttttaattattctggaatgaagtgatattttatatttttgtaccatagtttaagtttacattaaaaaatgaagtgatattgttatttaattcCAAGCCTGAATAAATAGCacattacaaataataaatgaaatttaatattttaattatttagaggAAAGTCATAATATTATTGCGAATTATTCGAGCCGTATCCTCTTCTTCTCTTTCTATGTCCAAAATATCATTGGTCATTGTAGTATGTGAAGTAGATGGTATTTCTTCCGGAGATTCCACTTGAAAGTGTtggcaaatattgtgcaatgcGCAACAAACATTCACAATTTGCGTAGCCTTTTCGGGAGCGTAATGTAAACCTCGTACAGATAAAAGACATCGAAATCTACTCTTGAGTACACCAATTGTCCGCTCTACAATATTACGGACCTTTGAGTGTACTGTATTGTAGCGTGCTTGGGGTGAAGAAGCTTCCGCCAAGCGATAAGGcgtcattaaaaatttgtgcagaGGATAGCCAGCGTCGCCTAAGAAATTACATTACTCtaattatttagcaataaatacgATAAAGTCTTACCCAAGATCCAAGTGTTATTCTGTATGTTGTTCTGTAAATGCACTTTCAAATCGctaacattgaaaacaaaagagtcATGATTTGCGCCTGCATGCCTAGCATCCACATACCGAATAGACATTTTATAATcacaaagctaaaaattttaagaaattataccattttgtttctaatataattcagattttatacatacatacaatcatcacgtttaaaCTGTAGTAGCCTTTTCTGTTAAGATAAAGATGTTGCACTTATTTTCTTGGTGAAATTATGCGAACATGAGTCCCGTCGATGCAACCAACTACTCCCGGGAAAGCACtttttgaatgaaatgaaacttttgaagCGTTTTGCTCCTCCTCaatcatttgaattttaatccaTTGGGCACAAATAcgttgttcaattatatttagaacCTCTTTAATTACTAAAGATATCGTAGGTTGCGCCAACCCAATGTTAAAATCATTTCCACTGCATTTTTGATAACCACCGTCAGCAAGGAAACGCAGAGTTgcgcaaaattttaatataggagGTAGACCGTTCCTCGCACACGTTTGTGGAAATGTTCCTTCATCTCattcagtaaaaaacaaaatgcttctttatttaatcgaaaataacttatgaatctgcaacaaacattattaaaaaGCAATTCAATTGTGAAAAAACTATGGCTTACTTTGCATTTGGAAGGTCATCAATTTTGCCCCCAGTATTTTCGTCattgtaatataaatcaaaacttatatccattttttatttattctttatgatacatatatgtttattcaCTTTTGCGCGAGCGACAACTGAATTCAAATGTTTAAATAtgtcgtttacaaaattttagctgtttCACTATCTGTCAAATTTCCCTTTCTTAGGTTGGCAACGCCAATCATACTTCGACTGAACTTAGTTGAAGTTCGCAATATCGaaaaagagtttggttgatctgaagttgagttgccttaacttcaattcgaccaagtcgggttgaaaaccgcaataggggcataacacttattttaataaacttaacaATGTCGCGCACCTTAGTTATCAAAGCTGATACTTCCCTGGACTTATCTATTGACTGCGTTACAACCAAATTAAGCGTATGTGCGAAGCAgggtattatttttttccccccaaacaagcttctatttaatttcatcatGGTTGAATCATTATCAGTTACACAAGCAGAAACTTTATTTATGGAAACGTTCCAAtcgttgaaaagtttaaacataATTTCTTCTAAATAAGCTGCTGTATGACTTTCGTGCAGTTCGATTACTTCTAACGTCCCACTCAACAAACGTAAAttgtccaaaaaattaattgttaccCCAAGGAACGATTGATTTTTCATTGTCTCCGTCCATATGTCATACGTTAGGCAATAACTGTCACACTTACGAATATACTCTTTGAAAATTAAAGACAGcgtttcatatttttcatccacctgtaattttattgtttctttacTTGAAACTTTAAAAAGCGGAACCAGTTCTTTCATCATCTGCAGAAAACCTTTTCCTTCTACAGTGGAAAATGGCTTGTTGtccattataatatatttcacaattgATTCTGTAATTTTCCGAATTCTCAGTATTATTCACGTGCACATTCAACCAACGAATTCTccgtattttacaacaaaacacaTGACAGTTTGCTAAAGCGTTTCGAAGCAGATGTTTTCGCATTAATACCGGGAAAAAATGCTGCAAAAATGTggagtaaaatttgaaaaaacatcgACATAAAACATCGATGTATCGATGTTTTTAGAATCACAACATCGATGGCAAACATCAATGTTTTTGTCAAAAAGATCAGAAACATCGATGCATCGTTTGCATCCCTAGGTATGGTTCatcataaaaaaaagtaaatttaggTTCCTCTGACTGGATGGCGCAGATAAATCGTTATGTTTCAAaagataatatatttttgagaagaACTGAAAGTACCGCCAACACTTTGCTTTTCATATCTGCCCAATATGAATTGCAGTTGGCCATGACTTGTAAtaatactgaaaaaatattaagattgTAATACCTAAGTAAAATGAATATAactccaaattattatttttttaattaacattccAGCACGATAACGTGCATATTCACCTCGAAAGATTTACATAAACCTGTACATTTAATCCCAACCCTTTTTTCTTCTTAAAcgattaatgaaataaattataccCCTGTTGCCAAATACATATctgttcaaaataaaatttatttaatacattGGCTTTACTTCAAGCAGCTGTTTTTTTAATCGGATTATAACtccgcctacttcccatataaccctattttaaattccatatgaTTCTTTTACATTCAGGTGTGCAACTCAAGCACCAATGAATATATCGGGAAAAAGCTTTGCCCGAATAGTGCACTTACAGTAGGctccttatgaccaaaaattttccgaaacggaacaaaacttttcaaacccccgggtaccgaatatgtggttCAAAGTTCCAATTGCGAactttttacctaaaatatTAGTTAATCTGGgaaatatattatagaaattcggAGAGAATCTTTATCAAATATATATTGCATGAATggcaaaaatgggttgaatcgaatcaataatttctttagccCATACATATAAAGTTTATTGATCTTCCAGTTGACTTTTACCGCATATATCAGCAAATGTGAAAACTTTCAAACCTTAAGCAtctgaaggtatttccctggctttgattctagcaagttgcaagagtatgaaatgtttggtTATATCCGAACTTAACCCTTTTTTACTTATTGTAGTACAATTTGCCCTCTGCATCAAAATAGTCCTCAGTTttggcgatcacctcttcatttgacGACATTTTCTTCCTAGCGAGCATTCTTTTCAGATCCGataacaggaaatagtcgctgggaaTACATAAGCCAGTCGATTTTTTTCCTCGCTATGGAGCGGATTGATCGTGTCCAGTCCACTTGGATGACCGTCGATTTAACTTTGATGTGAAAGGATTAAGCCATGTTTCATTCATTGTCACATATCatagccaagtttttgcttcaacacTCCCCTTTTAGATTTAATTGTAGTAGTGGCATCAATGTGTCAGGCAGAAGGCTTATCAATTGAcctattatattcaaaaaaattttgcggaTAACGTAATGcaaatctttatttattatatatagtatataaatagtGAATTCAATTGAACGGTATAATCcttatattgtattataaaaaaaaaaaacccataCAGTGAGTGTCACTTAAATGCTGCATGGAactgtatttaaatattcaaaaatgatataaaaaatatcagagTAGTTTGTTtaatatccccgcaaaactaatacggctgtgtaaactgacgttgagcaataccataAGCTCCGTCagggccttaacaaccgcgccgttagttctgctttctccagaatggataaggcagcgaagcaaatgtgtctggtggtgaacgagggcaagacgaaatacatacatatatccggtcatcaaacaaacattcgtAGCACttgcgactaggcacccacgtcactgttgacagtcataacttcgaagttgtagataatttcgtctaccttggaaccaaccacaccaacaacgtcagcctcgaaatccaacgcagaatatctcttgccaacaggtgctacttcggactgagtaggtaattgagaagcaaagtcatctcttgacgaacaaaatgCAAACTCATTATGGCGCAAAGGCATGGactatgacaacatctgataagtcggcaTTACGCGTTTTCGAGAGAAacgttctgcgaaagatttatggtcctttgcgcgttgtctacggcgaatatcgcattcgatgggcCGATAAGTTAAGCgaattaaggggggagcctgctttagaagcttaaaaaaatcgatttttgtgaGGAGTTTTTTGGGAAGGAAAGATATAATTGATTACAATTTTTAGGCATATGTTTAAACATCATTCATAATTATTTTGGATacaaaatctttgatattctggctttgggaagcaattgcccgatgcatctcgcatgtgcatttgtcggacggcgggcaggatgcaggtcgcaatttatGTCGGaaacaaaaagttcaaagagattcatattttttaattatttatcttctagttaaacttaaaaaatttcaaaagagtcCCCCCTAAAAGACAGCGGCGGAAGaagtttgtttaatatttgaccataaattatttaaccataaaaacaaaataaattcagtAGTTAACttagcaaatgaaaaattattgctaACAACTCAAAAATTTATGTGTCACTTAAAATAGTACAAAGTAGTAATCCTTGGCAGCGAGTTGactaactttttaattttttacatgttTGTATCTTGCTCGAGTTTTCTTCAAGGGCAGTTACAGAGTGCTCGTGGCCGCGGATTAAATGACACCACACCATCACGTGTTCTCCTTCATGTTTGACAGTCGCAGGCGAATTAGTTCCATTCATATCTTTATTTGGTTTTCTCCACACTGTTTGTTTGCCATCTGACGCAAATATGTTGATTTTAAGTGACGCTACACTTTCAAGTATTTTACAGTGTtaccaaaataaaacaaaatacaaagaGAGAGGTGTGATGGTGTGGGGAAGTATTGCAGCTAGTAGGATAAGAAACCTTGAATATCTTGTATCCACTATGGTTAGATAAAGAAATTGGAACTGATTTTGTTTTCACCAATGCAACGTCCCCAAACATTCAGCGGATACTGTAAGGTTGTGCCTTCATTATCACGTCCTGATACCACTGTCAAAATCTTCCgttttgaaagatttttaatAACTGTCTAAACTTATGTGCAGTTTCTACCAATTGTTTATGTCGTCTTGATCATTTTTACCAAAGCcgcaaaatgtttaaatatctataaattaagactttattaatattgtttttactaaaataaataatttttaatttaaatttatcggGTGTACGATACAATAACTAGAAGTGAAACGAGGTGAGccagagaatgtaaagtatagagaaggtgcaaattgaattctgtatgatggtTCGATTGACCGGCTAACAGAGCCGATATAATcatagtaaggaattcaccatttTCGCTGCTacttagcagaattgagcacgtgcagtgacagaaatatatgtaaattcatgCGACATAAATAAAGAGAACTTTGAggtaaaatatacaaagtcacacagagaatgtaaaaaagcattctcttaGTGAAATATAGTATGCatgctta from Bactrocera tryoni isolate S06 chromosome 3, CSIRO_BtryS06_freeze2, whole genome shotgun sequence harbors:
- the LOC120770327 gene encoding putative nuclease HARBI1 isoform X1, coding for MILCDYKMSIRYVDARHAGANHDSFVFNVSDLKVHLQNNIQNNTWILGDAGYPLHKFLMTPYRLAEASSPQARYNTVHSKVRNIVERTIGVLKSRFRCLLSVRGLHYAPEKATQIVNVCCALHNICQHFQVESPEEIPSTSHTTMTNDILDIEREEEDTARIIRNNIMTFL
- the LOC120770327 gene encoding putative nuclease HARBI1 isoform X2; translated protein: MSIRYVDARHAGANHDSFVFNVSDLKVHLQNNIQNNTWILGDAGYPLHKFLMTPYRLAEASSPQARYNTVHSKVRNIVERTIGVLKSRFRCLLSVRGLHYAPEKATQIVNVCCALHNICQHFQVESPEEIPSTSHTTMTNDILDIEREEEDTARIIRNNIMTFL